One window from the genome of Ananas comosus cultivar F153 linkage group 13, ASM154086v1, whole genome shotgun sequence encodes:
- the LOC109719727 gene encoding protein STRICTOSIDINE SYNTHASE-LIKE 10-like, producing MRPDGLNSDALWALSGLVWSKLPGSRIVTMMNCRSLDQSKQKQSKLDKCRGSQDPKREHECGRPLGLQFNERTGELYVADAYLGLRVVGDPDGEGKDKSNATRPIATQAQGLPFRFTNSLDIDQDSGVIYFTDSSTRFQRREFMSAVISRDKTGRLMKYDPKKKEEIQVLADSLSFPNGLALSKNGSFLLIAETTTCRILRYWLRKPHAATPTLEVVAQLPGFPDNIKRIPREGGGGGFWLALHSKRGRLLRWALSLPWLREVLLRVPFNLQKATVLLSKLSPRVQVIALRVSEEGEIVGALQYQGRNLRFVSEVKESDGKLWIGSVVLPFLGVHSLRGT from the exons ATGAGGCCTGACGGGTTGAATTCTGATGCCTTGTGGGCCTTGAGTGGGCTTGTTTGGTCCAAATTGCCTGGAAGTCGG ATTGTTACAATGATGAATTGCAGGTCTCTTGACCAAAGTAAACAAAAACAATCAAA GTTGGATAAGTGCAGAGGCTCTCAGGATCCAAAGCGAGAGCACGAGTGCGGGCGCCCGTTAGGGTTGCAGTTCAACGAGAGAACAGGGGAACTCTATGTGGCTGATGCATATCTAGGGCTACGGGTGGTGGGTGATCCGGATGGCGAGGGGAAGGATAAGAGCAATGCAACCAGGCCAATTGCAACACAAGCCCAGGGCCTTCCATTTCGCTTCACCAATAGCCTTGATATTGATCAGGATAGTGGGGTCATCTACTTCACAGACAGCAGCACCCGCTTTCAAAGAAG ggaATTCATGTCAGCAGTAATATCAAGGGATAAAACAGGGAGGTTGATGAAGTACGATCccaagaagaaagaagaaatccAAGTCCTGGCAGACAGTTTATCCTTCCCCAATGGTTTGGCACTAAGTAAAAATGGCTCCTTCCTCCTCATAGCAGAGACCACCACTTGCAGGATCTTAAGATACTGGCTTCGTAAACCCCATGCGGCAACCCCGACCCTCGAAGTGGTCGCCCAACTCCCAGGGTTCCCAGATAACATAAAGCGAATTCCAcgagaaggcggcggcggcggcttttGGTTGGCCCTCCACTCCAAGAGGGGGAGGCTTCTCCGATGGGCTCTCTCTCTTCCTTGGCTTAGGGAGGTGCTTCTTCGAGTGCCCTTCAATCTTCAGAAGGCGACCGTGCTGTTGAGCAAGCTGAGCCCTCGAGTCCAAGTGATTGCACTGAGGGTGAGTGAGGAGGGTGAGATTGTGGGAGCGCTGCAATACCAAGGGAGGAATCTGAGGTTTGTTAGTGAAGTGAAAGAGAGCGATGGAAAGTTGTGGATTGGGTCTGTTGTTTTGCCTTTTCTTGGCGTTCATAGCCTCCGGGGCACTTGA